Below is a genomic region from Pseudarthrobacter sulfonivorans.
GAGTCGATATCGGCCTGGCGGCGGGCGCCAATATGCCGGTCAACGAAAGTGGCCGAGGCCGAATTAACACTCACAAGGAACTCCATTACTAAGGCGGCGCAGGGTGCGCCACATCGACTCGGGTTCCTCCCCGCTCTGTCTGGGACCTGAGAGTTTCCGCGCAGCCTGCTTCCGCTAGGCTGCGCTTGCACCGTCGGTGGGCACAGCGGTCCCGACATTCCGGAGTGATCCGGGACGCTTCAGGCGGACGGCCTGCCACTTTCCAGAGTTGCCTGGCCGCGGCGGTACGTGGGCCTGAGAGATTCCTGGGGAGGATTTGCTCCTACGGCGCCTGTTGTACCTACTAACAGAACTCTCCCGCCGCAGATCAAAGGCATATTCAGATTTTGTGGCGGCCGCAGATGGTCGCCACGCGGTCCAATTCTCCTACGCCCCGGGCCACCGGGCAAATGAGCGCGTTGACTCGTAGAAGATGCGCGCGTAGTGGGTATCGAAGAATCATTTGGTAATGCGCGCGTAGCGGGGTGTCTGCGGCTGCCGGTTCGCTGGCGGGGGTAGGGCTGCTGCTATGGAGCTGACGATGAGCGAACGCAGGGCTGTCACGAAGGTTCTGGCCACGGAATACCGCCGTGCTTCCAAGGCCAGGAAGGGCGAGATCCTGGATCAGATCTGCGCGGTGACGGGCTGGCACCGCAGTCATGCTCGCAAGGCGCTGGGTCTGGTCCTGAGGATCAGGGTTGTCCGTCCCCGCCCGCCGAGGCCGCTGGTCTATGACAGCTCTGTGATCGACGCCCTGCGGTTCTGTTGGGCGGTGCAGGGCACGCCGTGCGGGCGGCTGCTGGCGGCGGCCCTGCCTGATCTGGTTCCGCGTCTGCGCCGGTTCGAGGAGCTTCAGATCGAGGACGGGACGGCGGCGCTGCTGTTGCGGATAGCGCCGGCGACCATTGACCGCCGGCTCAAGGCGGACCGGGCCAAACTGGATCCGCGGGGCCGGTCCCATACAAAGCCGGGAACGCTGCTGAAGGACTCCATCCCGATGCGGACCTGGGCCGAATGGGATGATGCTAGACCCGGTTTCGTGGAGATCGACCTGGTCGGTCACGAGGGCGGCAATTCCCAGGGCGAGTTCTGTTTCACCCTGGATATCACTGACATCGCGACGGGCTGGACGGAGACCGTATCGGTGCGGAACAAGGCGCAGAAGTGGGTGTTCGCCGCGATCAAAGAGGCGACCGCGAAGTTCCCCTTTCCCGTCCTGGGCATCGATTCGGACAACGGGTCCGAGTTCATCAACTGGGGGCTTTTTCGCTGGTGCGAGCAGGAGAAACTGACCTTCACCCGGTCCCGGTCAGGGAACAAGAACGACGGCGCCCACGTGGAGCAGAAGAACTGGCACATCGTCCGTCAGACCGTGGGTTACCACCGGTACGACACCCCCGGCGAACTGGATCTGCTGAACCGGATCTGGGAGCTGCAGCGGCTGCTGACCAACCACTTCGGCCCCCAGCAAAAACTCGTCTTCAAGGAGCGCAACGGCGCGAAGACCACGAAGAAGTACGACCTACCTGCCACGCCATACCAGCGAGTTCTGGCCGACAAGGGCACGGTCCGCAAAACGGACAAAACCCGACTCGGCCGAGAAAACCAGCCCCTGAACCCGGCAGCCATTCAACGCCAGATCCAGGCACTCACCGCCGAGCTACTGACGCTCACGACCAGCAAACAAGCCGCCAAACCCAAGCCCGCCACGCGCGCACTTCCGAATGATTCCACGAAGACGGCCACGCGCGCATCTTGACATGATTCCTCGGGATGAGGTCGGCGGGGTTCAGTCCCGCAGCCGCTCCACGGCAGCGAGGAGCTCCTCAATGTCTCCATGCCTGCCCCTGCCGTCCCCGGTGGTGCCGCTTTCCCACATGGCGTTGAAATACAGCCCGTCCCCCATATACAGCACGGCTTTCGCCATGGCCGTGCCGACATCGGCCGCGATCAGGTCCAACCATTGCTGCTGGATGGCGGCAAAACGGCGCCGGGCCTCTTCATGGGCCACTTCAGCCAGGCGCGTGGCGGCCACGAAGGATCGGTCCATGGGCGAGTCGGACCAGAGCGAGGAACGGATGAAGTAGGCCGCCGCACCTTCGGCTGCTTCGGCCATCAGCGCGAGGTCCTCGACGGCCAGCCGGTCCAGCCGCTCCAGCACCGCAGCGATCAGCGCTTCCTTGTTGGGGAAGTGATAGAGCAACCCGCCCTTGGACACACCTGCCCGCTTGGCCACCGCATCCAAAGTGGCAGCCCGCTCCCCCACGTCGATCAGGAGTTCTTCAAAAGCGTCGAGGACTGCGTCGCGTGCGACGGGATTTCTGGCCATGGCTTCAATCATGCACGCTCCGGGTCGCGTTTCTTAACTGTACCGTCTGGACGGTATAGTTAAGAACATGACATTGTCCGCACAGTCCAACCAGAACACCCGAAGCACATCCACCACGGCTGCCGATTTCAGGCCGTCGGGGCCCGCCAAGGCGCCCTGGCGCGATTGGCACGCGCTGGCCCTGCTGATGTTTCCGGTGCTCCTGGTTGCGGTGGACAACACTGCGTTGACGTTCGCGCTTCCGGCCATCGCGAGCAGCCTGGAGACAACCGGAGTCCAGCTGCTGTGGATTGTGGACGCCTATCCCCTGGTGCTTGCCGGATTGCTGGTCGCCATGGGCAGCCTGGGCGACCGGATCGGGCGCCGCCGGCTGCTGCTGACCGGCAGTGTTGGCTTCGCCGCGGTATCAGCAGCAACAGCCTTTGCTCCCAGCGCGGAGTGGCTGATAGCGGGACGGGCCATGCTGGGGTTCTTCGGGGCCATGTTGATGCCCTCAACCCTGTCCCTGATCCGCAACATTTTTCCGGACCCAAACCGGCGTCGGCTGGCCGTTGCCATCTGGGCTGCCGGCTTCTCCGGCGGCGCCGCCCTGGGTCCCATCTTCGGCGGGTGGCTGCTGGAGCAGTTCTGGTGGGGCGCCATCCTGCTGGTCGCCGTGCCCATCATGCTGCCCCTGCTGGCGTTCGGCCCTGCGTTCATCCCGGAATCAAAAGATCCGCGCCCCGGCCGGGTGGACGTGCCCAGCATCGTCCTGTCCCTGCTGGTAATGGTGCCCGTTGTGTATGGCATCAAGGAGCTGGCGACCGATGGTTTCGGGGCCGCTCCCGTGGGTCTTATTGCCTTTGGCCTGGCCATGGGCGTCGTCTTTGTCCGCCGCCAGCAGCGGCTGGCCAGCCCCCTGCTGGACATGTCCCTGTTCGGCAACCGGGTCTTCAGCACTGCCATCACGGCAAACGTGCTGGCCCTGTTCTCCTTCAACGGCTTCATCTTGTTCCTCGCCCAGCACCTGCAGCTCCTGGACGGAATGACGCCGTCGGCCGCCGGAATTGCCATGATCCCGGCCCTGGTGGCCACAGTGCTGGCCGGGCTGGCAGTGGTGCCGATGGTCCGGAAGGTGCGTCCGGGCTTTGTGGTGGCGGGTGGCCTGGCCCTGAGCGCCACCGGCTACGGAATCGTGGTCTTCGGTGACCACGGCTCCGGCCCGGCCCTCCTGCTGGCCGCGCTGCTGATCCTCGCCCTGGGCGTGGGCACAGCGGAAACCATTTCCAATGACCTCATCCTGGGCTCCGTTCCAGTGGAGAAGTCAGGAGCGGCGGCCGCCATCTCCGAAACGGGCTATGAGGTGGGGTCCCTGCTGGGGACGGCGGTGCTGGGCTCCATCCTGACCGCTTCCTACCAGCGCAATCTCCGGCTTCCGGCCGGGGTGGAGGAAACGGCGTCGGGCACTGCAGTACACCAGGCGGGTGAAACTCTGGCGGGCGCCGTGGAGCTGGCCGCCGGCCTGCCTGCTCCGCTGGCCGAAGCGCTCCGCGGCGCAGCACGCCTGGCGTTTGATTCGGGCGTCCACACCACTGCGGCAATCGCGCTGGTACTGATGGCGAGCGCGGCAGCCCTCGCCGCCGTCGTACTCCGGAAAGTTCCGACGGCGGACTAGGCGCTCGTCTCCGGCAAGCCGGCGAGCGCACAAAAGCGCCCGGCGCGGGAAGTCATTCCGGCGCCGGGCGCTTGTGGCCTCATTAGGGGCCGGCTCTTACTTGGCGTCAGGGGCGGTGACGCTGGCGGAGGCCTTCATGGTCTCGGCGTTCACCATCCACGCGTACTGCTCCAGCTTGGCGATGAATTCGTGGAGCAGGTCCGCGGTGGTGGGATCCTCGTCGTCCACTTCGTCATGGACCTTGCGCATGGTGCCCACGGCAGCCTCAAGCGCGGCAACGATCCGCTCGATGGCGTCCTTTGTGTTAATGAGGCCTTCGGGGAACTGCGCGAGGCTGGTGGACTTGGCCACGGTGGCACTGCGGCCGTCCGGCAGGGCATGCAGGGCGCGCATCCGCTCGGCCATATCGTCCGCGAACTGCCGGGCGGCATCCACGATTTCGTCCAGCTGCAGGTGAAGGTCCCGGAAGTTGGTCCCCACAATGTTCCAGTGGGCCTGCTTGCCCTGGATGTGCAGCTCAATCAGGTCCGCAAGTACGGCCTGCAGGTTATTGGTCAGGGTCGGTGAAGCTTTCATGAATCCTCCTCGATTGGTCCAGTAGTCCCGACGCTATCAGCCGCGGGATCGATCGCGGCAGGCCGGAAGCAAATTTCTCAGTGAGCTTACTAATCTCACGGAGCGAGACAAAAGAATGGGATTCATTTAAACCATTGCGCGAAAGCCGTGCACCCTCCATACTAAATGAACGTCATTCATTTAGTGACGGTCGTCTCACTGGAAGTAAGCACATGATTGAAATTTCCTGCCTCGACTCACCCATGTCCCTGGCCCGGACAACGCCGTCCGTCCGCCCTGCCCTTCGGGTGGGCGTTGTGCAGCACCGCTGGCACGCAGACACCGCCGTCCTGCAGGCGGAACTCGATGAAGGAATCGGCCGCGCCGCCCGGCTCGGCGCGTCGGTGGTGTTCCTGCCCGAACTCACGCTTTCCCGCTACCCTGCAGACACCTGCCCCGAAAATGACACCACGCGCCCTGGAGCGGCGCGGCCCCGGCCGGCGGACATCGCTGAGGACCTGCTCACCGGACCCACCTTCCGGTTTGCTGCCGAGTCGGCCCGCCGCCACGGCGTGGCTGTCCATGCCTCGCTCTACCAGCAGGCACCGAACCCGGACGGCAGCGACGACGGCCTGGGGCTGAACACCGCCATCCTGGTGTCGTCCGAGGGCGAACTGCTCGCCCGCACGCACAAGCTCCACATCCCGGTCACCGCCGGCTACTACGAAGACAAGTTCTTCCGCCAGGGGCCGGCGGCCGCGGACGCCTACGAGGTCCACGCGCCGGCAGAACTGGGCGGCGCCCGGCTGGGCATGCCCACCTGCTGGGACGAATGGTTCCCAGAGGTGGCCCGGCTCTACTCCCTCGGCGGCGCCGAGATCCTGGTCTACCCCACCGCCATCGGTTCCGAACCGGACCACCCGGACTTCGACACCCAGCCGCTGTGGCAGCAGGTCATTGTGGGCAACGGCATCGCCAACGGCCTGTTTATGATCGCCCCCAACCGCTGGGGCAGTGAAGGAACGCTGAACTTCTACGGCTCCTCCTTCATCTCCGACCCCTACGGCCGCGTCCTCGTGCAGGCCCCGCGTGACGCCTCCGCAGTGCTGGTGGCAGACCTCGACCTGGACCAGCGGCGGGACTGGCTGACGCTCTTCCCCTTCCTGTCCACGCGCCGCCCCGATACCTACGGCCGGCTTACGGAACCCGTACGCCGTGACCAGCCGCTCGGCGGCGAAGAGTCGGGGATTTCGCTCCCCACCCGCCCCCTAACCTCGCAAGCTCGGTCAGGGAACCCTGCGGTCGTGGCCCCAGGCTCAATCACCGGTCAGGAAGTGACCGCATGAGCACGTGGCGCATGCCCGCCGAAACCGCTCCGCAGGAGCGGCTGTGGATGGCCTTTCCCACCGGCGGCTACACGCTGGGCGACACGGAGGAAGATGCCCACGCTGCCCGGTCCACCTGGGCAGCGGTGGCCAACGCCGCCGTCGAATTTGAGCCGGTCACCGTGGTGGTGGACCCCGACGACGTCGGTATCGCCGCCCGCTATCTGAACCGGAACGTCGAGGTACTTGCCGCCCCGCTCAACGATGCGTGGATGCGGGACATCGGCCCCACGTTTGTGCTGGACCAGGACGGGAGCCTCGGCGCCGTCGACTGGATCTTCAACGGCTGGGGCGCCCAGGACTGGGCGCGCTGGGACAAGGACGCGCTGATCGCCGGCGAAGTCTCGGGCCGATCCGGCGCCACGCACATCGTGTCCGCGCTGGTCAACGAAGGAGGCGGCATCCAGGTGGACGGCCAGGGAACCGTGCTCGTGACCGAAACCGTGCAGCTGGATCCGGGCCGCAACCCGGGACTCAGCCGGGCCGACGTCGAAGCCGAGCTCGCCCGGACCATCGGCGCCACGCAGGTGGTCTGGCTCCCGCGCGGACTGGCCCGCGACTCGGAACGGTTCGGGACGCGCGGTCATGTGGACATCGTGGCCGCCATCCCCTCCCCCGGCACACTGCTGGTGCATTCCCAGCAGGACCCCCGCCACCCGGACTTCCAGGTAAGCCGCGACATCATCGAGCACCTGCGCACCACGAGGGACGCGGCCGGACGGGAGTGGTCCATCATCGAAGTCCCCGCCCCTGAAGTGCTCTGGGATGACGAAGGCTTTGTCGACTACAGCTACATCAACCACGTCGTGGTCAACGGCGGCGTCATCGCCTGTACCTTCGGGGACCCGAACGATGACAAGGCGCTGCAGATCCTGGCGGAGGCCTACCCCGGCCGGCGTGTGGTCGGCATTGACGCCCGTGAGCTCTTCGCCCGCGGCGGCGGCATCCACTGCATCACCCAACAGCAGCCTGCTGCCTCGTAGAAAGAGCTGGACAATGACTCAAACCACCCGCACGAGCACCCCCGCAAGCCAGCCATCCGGGACCGACCCGGCCGGCTCGGCGCACGGCATCACCGCAAAAGGACTGAAGGGCGGGCAGCTGGGCCTCCTCGCCGTCGTCGTTCTCGGCATTTCCACCATCGCACCGGCCTACACGCTGACCAGCGCCCTGGGCCCCACCGTTAATGAGGCGGGGCTCCAGTTGCCCGTCATTTTCCTGATCGGGTTCATCCCCATGATCCTGGTGTCACTCGCCTACCGGGAACTCAACGCCGATTCCCCGGACAGCGGCACCACGTTCACCTGGGTCACCAAAGCGTTTGGCCCCTGGGTGGGCTGGATGGGCGGCTGGGGACTGCTCGCCGCCAACATCATCGTCCTGTCCAACCTGGCAGGCGTGGCCGTCGACTTCTTCTATCTCTTCCTGTCACAGCTGACGGGTGCACCTGAACTCGCGGACCTCGCGGCCAATAAGCCGTTGAACGTCCTGACGTGCTTCGTGTTCGTGGCCCTCGCCGTGTGGGTGAGCTACCGCGGCCTGCACACCACCAAGCTGGTCCAGTACGGACTCGTCGGATTCCAGCTGCTGGTCCTGGGACTTTTTGTGGGCATGGCGTTCGCGAACTGGTCCACGTCGGAAACGGCCATCCCCTTCAGCTGGGAGTGGTTCGACGTCACCAGGATCGAGACGTTCGGGCAGATCGCTGCCGGCATCTCGCTGTCGATCTTTGTCTACTGGGGCTGGGACGTGTGCCTGACGGTGAACGAGGAAACCGCCAACGGCAAAAAGACCGCGGGCCTCGCCGGCACGCTCACCGCCGTCGTTGTCCTGGGGATCTACCTGTTGGTGAGCATCGCCACCATGATGTTCGCCGGCGTCGGCGATACCGGGATTGGCCTGAACAACACTGAGAACCACGAGAACCTCTTCACGGCGCTGGCCTCGCCGATCATGGGGCCGTTCGCCATCCTGATGTCGCTCGCGGTGCTGTCCAGTTCGGCCGCGTCCCTGCAGTCCACGTTCACGTCGCCGTCGCGCAGCCTGCTGGCCATGGCCCACTACGGTGCGCTGCCTGCGCCGTTCAGCCACATCAGCAAGCGCTTCTCGACGCCGGGCTTCGCAACAGTGGCGGCGGGCATCCTGTCCGCTGGGTTCTACGCGGTGATGCATGTGATCAGCGAAAACGTCCTGAACGACACCATTCTGGCCCTCGGCCTGATGATCTGCTTCTACTACGGCCTGACCGCCATCGCCTGCGCCTGGTACTTCCGGAACAGCGTGTTCAGCAGCGTCCGCAACTTCATGCTGCGGCTGCTCTGCCCGGTAGCGGGCGGCGTCGGATTGTTTGTGGTTTTCCTGCAGACAGCCATCGACAGCTGGGCGCCGGAGTTCGGCAGCGGTTCGGAGGTCTTCGGGGTTGGGCTGGTGTTTGTCCTAGGCATCGGGATCCTGGCGCTCGGGGCTGTGCTCATGGTGATCATGGCACGCCTCCGCCCGGGGTTCTTCCGCGGCGAGACCATCCGCCGGGACACCCCCGCACTGGTGGTGCCCGAGTAGTTGCCCTACCCACAGCACACAGCACGGCGCCCTGCCCGGAAAGTCTCCGGAGCAGGGCGCCGTTCTTTGGTTTTCCTGATCTTGTCTCAACTGCGGTACAACATCGAACCGCCGTCACCAGAAGTGCGCTACATCCACCACCATGCGCGATCCGGATCCGGGACCGTCCAGGGTGAACACCCGGAACGGGAGCCGGGCACGAACGCCCAGGCCGATGCTGGTGTAGCCCTCAAAGCTGCCTGCGTAGGCCAGCTGCCGGAAGGTCTGGTATCCCGAAACGTTAGTAAGTTCGGCCTTGCTCGCCGGCTTGTACGTCTCCTTGTAGTTGCTGTCGTGGGACGGTGCGTTCACAGTGACTTGGAGGAACGCGCCACCCCGCAGCGGGATGCCAAAACCTGAACCGTCCTGTACCGCCATGGGTACGTACCGGACGGTGTAGCCGGCAACAGGGCCGTTGAGATCAACCACCATCCGGTCAAAGCAGTAGTGCTGCCCTGTCCGGACGTTGGTGACGGATGCGGTGCTCATGGCCGGGTCTGATTCAGCCAGCGATCCCCATACGAGCCCGCAATACGATGTGGTTGCCGAGGCGGGCCCCGGAGCCAGGAAACCCAATCCAACAGCCATCAAAATGACTGTCAGCCACGTATGAATCTTTTTCATTGTGGGCCACCCTTCGAGTGATTAGGTAGCTCAAGCGTAGGAGTCTCCAAGGCCACTCAAAAGGGTTGTTGCCGCTTCGGCACGGAACCGTTAGTCGGCCTTGGTTCCGGTCACGCGGGCGTAATTCTGAAGCACTTTGCGGGGCCATCGAAACGCTATTAACACCGTTTCTGCACCCTGCCGTTATGCATAATAACGACGCCGGCGCACCTCACCGGACTGCCGCCGTCGGCCGTTCAGCCTTCGCACTCGATGCAGTACTTCAGGCCGTTCTTTTCGCGTGCAACCTGGGACCGGTGCCGGACCAGGAAGCAGGATGAGCAGGTGAACTCATCGGACTGTTCGGGAACCACAATGACGGTCAGTTCTTCGCCGGAGAGATCGGCTCCGGGAAGGTCGATGCCTTCGGCGGTGTCGGTTTCGTCGACGTCGATGACTGCGGTCTGGGCGCTGCCGCTGCGGGAGGCCTGCAGCGCCTCCAGCGACTCGGCAGAGGCCTCGTCGTCAGTCTTGCGTGGAGCGTCGTAATCGGTAGCCATGGCATGTTCACTTTCGTCGCTGCACGGCACCATTTCAGGCACCTCAGTGAAGCAGTTTAGGTCATTATGCCGCTACTTGGGCAACAGTGTGGCCAACCAGACAGTTTTCGTTGCTTCGCCGTCTGCAGACGGGGTAATTGATGCAATCTTGAGGGCATCCGGGGGCGAAATCTGAGAAGGCGCCGTCAGGATGGATTCGCAGGCCGCTGGGGCCTGCAAAACCCACCGAGGAGGCCGCCGTGGCTACCGCAGCTTCGGTGGGCCTGCACATAGTCGTGCTGGTGCCCGCTTACAACGAGGCCGGCTCGATCGGGGCAACCCTCGATGGCCTGATGCTCCAGTCCCGTCCCGCGGACCTCATCGTGGTCATCCCCAACGGCTGCACCGATTCAACGGCCTGGGAAGCGCGGAAGTACCCGGTGACCACCATGGAGCTTCCCCGATTGCAACACCGCAAATCCGAAGCCCTGAACCGGGCCTGGGCGAAGTACGCATCCGACGCCGACGTGGTCATCTGCCTCGACGCGGATACGGTCCTGCCCCCGAACGCCGTCGAAGCCTGGTCCCGGGAATTCAGCGCGGAAACGGGCGCGCTCCTCGGTGGCTCGTCGTCGAAATTTACAATGCAGGACCCCGGATTTCTGAGCAGGCTGCAGAAGGCTGAGTTCGCCACGTGGACCGATACCGCCCTGAGGAGGGGCCGGACCAGCGTTCTGGCAGGAACCGGCTGCGCCATCAATAACGCCGTCCTCCGTCAGATCGCGGCCCGGGACGACCGGGAAGGGCCGTGGGTCTACACGTCACAGGTCGAGGACTTCGAACTGACGTACCGCATCCGGGAACTGGGCTTTATCTGCCAGGTCTCCCCCGATGTCCGCGCCTACACCGACTCGATGAAGACACTCAAAGCGCTGTGGGGCCAGCGGATGAAATGGCAGGTCGGCACCGTGGAAGACCTGCTGGACCTTGGAATCAACCGGCTGACCCTGCGGGACTGGGGTCAGCAGGCCATGGGTCTGCTGGGTGTGTTCCTGAAGCTGCTGTGGATCGGCGTCATTGCCCTCTCACTCTCGTTGGGAGTGTTTCGCGTCGTCCTGTTCTGGTGGCTGGTGCCAATCCTGTTCGTGGCCCTGGACATCAAACGGGCCCTGCGGATTCCGCACCGCGACTGGAAGGACGTCCTGATGGCAGCCACGTTTTTCCCGCAGGAATTGTTCATGTGGCTGCGGTCCGGTTGGTTTCTGGCCTCCTGGTGCGCTGTCCTGACGGCAAAGATCACCCGGCGGCGGATAGACCGCTGGGAAGCGCAATACACAGCAGAGGAAATCAACTAACAAATGTACGGAATGAACGCCGCCCTACCCGCTTCCGGAGCCGCTCTGGGCGCTACCGGACTGGCCTACACGGGCCTGGACGCCATGGCTGCCCTGCTGACCGCGCTTGGCGTGATGCTCATTGGTGTTGCCCTGCTGGGGCTGGTCCGCCGGGACAACAAGGCGCGTCCCTGAAGACCGTGTCAGGGAGTCCGGCGCGCCTGCAATGCGGACTTGAATGCTGAGGCGGAGGTGCCGCTGCTGTTGATCCGCCAGTCGGTTTCTTTCTGGAGGTGGAACCACACGAAGCCCATAACATCAGGCTGGGCCGCCAGATACGACACGAGCTCAGTGTTCCAGGCAGCCTTGTTACCCCCTGCTTCGCTGGAAGCCGTCTCGCTGATCAGGATGGGAACTCCGGGTGCCAGAGTACGCAACTGGGCTATCCCCGGAGCGAAGAGATCCTGCGGCGATATCCAGCCGCTCCAGGAGGCTGAAGTGCCCCAGTTGTACCCGTCGAGGGCTACAACATCCACGTACCCGGCGCCGGGAAAGAGGCCGGCGAGATCGGTGGAACCGTAGTAGGGAACATTCGGGCTCCAAACCCAGGACACATTGCTGGCTCCGGTGGCAGCAACGATGTCGTGAACATGGCGCCAGGCTTCTACATAGTCGCCGGGCTGGTTGCCGTTGACGCCTTCGGCCCACGGGTACCAGTTGCCGTTCATCTCGTGGGCGAATCTGAGCTGGACCGGCTGGCCCCAGGCCGCAAGTGTCTGGCCCCACTGCGTGATGTGGGCGTCAAAGTCGCCGGCGGCAATTCGGTCCAGGGAGTAGGCGGGCTGTTCCATTCCGCCGCCCCAGGCCCAAGGTTCCCAGGTTATGAGCGGGACGGCGCCGCGTGCCCGGACGGAGTCCATCTCGGCGATGGGGGGCGCCTGGAGGAAGTCCTTGTAGAACAGAATCGTGGACGGGCTTTCGCCGGCCAGTAGCGCCACTTCATCGAGTTCGCCGCCGGCCAGGGAGCCGCCGGCCGTGGCGACCCCGAAGCGAAGCGCGGCGGTGCTGACCGGAGGGAGCGTCGGGGCCGGCGCGGTCACTGTGAACACGGACGAGGCCTGGATGGACGAGGTCTTGGCCGTGATGGTCAACGATCCCGTGGCTGCGGAAGGGATGCTGATCGAGGTGCTGAAGGCACCCGAGGCCGCCGTTTTGAAGGGAAAAGTCGTGGCACCGGCGATCACCGTCCCCGTGGTGGAGGCCTTGAACCCCGTTCCGCTGACTGTGACGGCGGATCCTGCCGGTCCGGTGGCCGGGCTGAGGGAGATCCGGCCTGTGGCAGGCGCTGCCTGGGCGGCCTGGGCCGGCATCAGTCCCAAAGCCAGACCCAGGCCAACCACTGCCGCGATAGATTTCAAAGTTCGGAGCATGGCGATCGGTCCCCCGCAATCGGCAAGGCGGTTGGAAATCCGCCGGTCAGGTGGTGCCTACCGGCACTTTCCTGATCCTAAGGGTGGGACGCCGAAACCAGACCGGATTTTTTCGAAATCTTTGAAAGGAACTCGCGGCTCTCTGGTGGGTCCTGCCGGCCGTCCCTTCTGGTGACCGAAGGTTCGACTGGCGCTGCACGAGGCAGCCCAGCCGAAGCCGTTACTGACCGGGGGCCCGGTAGGCAGGTGTCTTGCCCACAGCTGCGTCAATATCCTCGGGTGTCATGAGCGGCGTGAGATGAAGGTCCACGGCGCCGGTCGAATTGATCATCAGGGAAAGGGCAACAGCACTCGGCTGATCGGGAACGTCGAAGACCCCCAGGACATCCGTCTCGCCGAACGCGTAGTAGATGCATTCCAGTGATCCCCCAACCGACTCCAAGGCCTTTACAACCGCGTCCCGACGCTTGGACCCACCCTCCTGCATCAGGCCTTTGATGCCCTGGCCCACATAATTTGCTTGGAAAAGATACTTAGTCATGGCCGATTCCTGTTCTGCTGTGCCCAGAACACGAACCTATCCGCACGCCCAGAACAGGGGATGAGTGAAGGGTTCTGGAGTTCTCCCCGATGGGGGTTGTGGCCCGAGTCTAGGCCTCCCCCCGGCAAGTGGCAACGGTCGGTTGTACCCACCTTCCAGCCAACATCCGGCAATGGCAACGAAGCCGCTCGCGGGCTTGTATTCGAGGGGCCGTTCCG
It encodes:
- a CDS encoding integrase catalytic domain-containing protein, giving the protein MSERRAVTKVLATEYRRASKARKGEILDQICAVTGWHRSHARKALGLVLRIRVVRPRPPRPLVYDSSVIDALRFCWAVQGTPCGRLLAAALPDLVPRLRRFEELQIEDGTAALLLRIAPATIDRRLKADRAKLDPRGRSHTKPGTLLKDSIPMRTWAEWDDARPGFVEIDLVGHEGGNSQGEFCFTLDITDIATGWTETVSVRNKAQKWVFAAIKEATAKFPFPVLGIDSDNGSEFINWGLFRWCEQEKLTFTRSRSGNKNDGAHVEQKNWHIVRQTVGYHRYDTPGELDLLNRIWELQRLLTNHFGPQQKLVFKERNGAKTTKKYDLPATPYQRVLADKGTVRKTDKTRLGRENQPLNPAAIQRQIQALTAELLTLTTSKQAAKPKPATRALPNDSTKTATRAS
- a CDS encoding TetR/AcrR family transcriptional regulator, whose protein sequence is MARNPVARDAVLDAFEELLIDVGERAATLDAVAKRAGVSKGGLLYHFPNKEALIAAVLERLDRLAVEDLALMAEAAEGAAAYFIRSSLWSDSPMDRSFVAATRLAEVAHEEARRRFAAIQQQWLDLIAADVGTAMAKAVLYMGDGLYFNAMWESGTTGDGRGRHGDIEELLAAVERLRD
- a CDS encoding MFS transporter → MTLSAQSNQNTRSTSTTAADFRPSGPAKAPWRDWHALALLMFPVLLVAVDNTALTFALPAIASSLETTGVQLLWIVDAYPLVLAGLLVAMGSLGDRIGRRRLLLTGSVGFAAVSAATAFAPSAEWLIAGRAMLGFFGAMLMPSTLSLIRNIFPDPNRRRLAVAIWAAGFSGGAALGPIFGGWLLEQFWWGAILLVAVPIMLPLLAFGPAFIPESKDPRPGRVDVPSIVLSLLVMVPVVYGIKELATDGFGAAPVGLIAFGLAMGVVFVRRQQRLASPLLDMSLFGNRVFSTAITANVLALFSFNGFILFLAQHLQLLDGMTPSAAGIAMIPALVATVLAGLAVVPMVRKVRPGFVVAGGLALSATGYGIVVFGDHGSGPALLLAALLILALGVGTAETISNDLILGSVPVEKSGAAAAISETGYEVGSLLGTAVLGSILTASYQRNLRLPAGVEETASGTAVHQAGETLAGAVELAAGLPAPLAEALRGAARLAFDSGVHTTAAIALVLMASAAALAAVVLRKVPTAD
- a CDS encoding Dps family protein produces the protein MKASPTLTNNLQAVLADLIELHIQGKQAHWNIVGTNFRDLHLQLDEIVDAARQFADDMAERMRALHALPDGRSATVAKSTSLAQFPEGLINTKDAIERIVAALEAAVGTMRKVHDEVDDEDPTTADLLHEFIAKLEQYAWMVNAETMKASASVTAPDAK
- a CDS encoding nitrilase-related carbon-nitrogen hydrolase; the encoded protein is MIEISCLDSPMSLARTTPSVRPALRVGVVQHRWHADTAVLQAELDEGIGRAARLGASVVFLPELTLSRYPADTCPENDTTRPGAARPRPADIAEDLLTGPTFRFAAESARRHGVAVHASLYQQAPNPDGSDDGLGLNTAILVSSEGELLARTHKLHIPVTAGYYEDKFFRQGPAAADAYEVHAPAELGGARLGMPTCWDEWFPEVARLYSLGGAEILVYPTAIGSEPDHPDFDTQPLWQQVIVGNGIANGLFMIAPNRWGSEGTLNFYGSSFISDPYGRVLVQAPRDASAVLVADLDLDQRRDWLTLFPFLSTRRPDTYGRLTEPVRRDQPLGGEESGISLPTRPLTSQARSGNPAVVAPGSITGQEVTA
- a CDS encoding agmatine deiminase family protein; the encoded protein is MSTWRMPAETAPQERLWMAFPTGGYTLGDTEEDAHAARSTWAAVANAAVEFEPVTVVVDPDDVGIAARYLNRNVEVLAAPLNDAWMRDIGPTFVLDQDGSLGAVDWIFNGWGAQDWARWDKDALIAGEVSGRSGATHIVSALVNEGGGIQVDGQGTVLVTETVQLDPGRNPGLSRADVEAELARTIGATQVVWLPRGLARDSERFGTRGHVDIVAAIPSPGTLLVHSQQDPRHPDFQVSRDIIEHLRTTRDAAGREWSIIEVPAPEVLWDDEGFVDYSYINHVVVNGGVIACTFGDPNDDKALQILAEAYPGRRVVGIDARELFARGGGIHCITQQQPAAS
- a CDS encoding APC family permease, with product MTQTTRTSTPASQPSGTDPAGSAHGITAKGLKGGQLGLLAVVVLGISTIAPAYTLTSALGPTVNEAGLQLPVIFLIGFIPMILVSLAYRELNADSPDSGTTFTWVTKAFGPWVGWMGGWGLLAANIIVLSNLAGVAVDFFYLFLSQLTGAPELADLAANKPLNVLTCFVFVALAVWVSYRGLHTTKLVQYGLVGFQLLVLGLFVGMAFANWSTSETAIPFSWEWFDVTRIETFGQIAAGISLSIFVYWGWDVCLTVNEETANGKKTAGLAGTLTAVVVLGIYLLVSIATMMFAGVGDTGIGLNNTENHENLFTALASPIMGPFAILMSLAVLSSSAASLQSTFTSPSRSLLAMAHYGALPAPFSHISKRFSTPGFATVAAGILSAGFYAVMHVISENVLNDTILALGLMICFYYGLTAIACAWYFRNSVFSSVRNFMLRLLCPVAGGVGLFVVFLQTAIDSWAPEFGSGSEVFGVGLVFVLGIGILALGAVLMVIMARLRPGFFRGETIRRDTPALVVPE